One stretch of Chlamydia abortus DNA includes these proteins:
- the nusB gene encoding transcription antitermination factor NusB has protein sequence MSTLTPESSLGSYVKLPRPLPKQKMREIVLQMLYALDMDPMSEESLVPLLMSETAVTQKHASSALNFSKEILAKSSELDLLIAQTVKNTSFEKLTLMEKNVLRLTLYEHFHGQPINTAILIAEATRLVKKFSYVEACSFVHAVLNDIFRLAAPMTHPDTSLMCC, from the coding sequence ATGTCTACTCTGACTCCTGAAAGCTCCTTAGGGTCTTACGTCAAACTTCCTCGTCCTCTCCCCAAACAAAAAATGCGGGAGATTGTACTGCAAATGCTTTATGCTTTGGACATGGATCCTATGTCTGAAGAGAGCCTTGTTCCTCTCTTAATGTCGGAGACTGCCGTTACTCAAAAACACGCTTCTTCTGCTTTAAATTTTTCAAAAGAAATCCTTGCAAAGTCTTCTGAATTGGATTTATTAATTGCTCAAACAGTTAAAAATACCTCTTTTGAGAAGCTGACTTTGATGGAGAAAAACGTTTTACGTTTAACATTGTATGAGCACTTTCATGGGCAGCCTATCAATACTGCTATCTTGATTGCGGAAGCCACAAGGCTGGTTAAGAAATTTAGTTATGTTGAAGCTTGCTCTTTTGTTCATGCAGTTTTAAATGATATTTTTCGTTTAGCAGCGCCGATGACACACCCTGATACTTCTCTCATGTGTTGTTAG
- the murB gene encoding UDP-N-acetylmuramate dehydrogenase, with protein MKASTVIRFPFSVRRSVWLNKYSTFRIGGPANYFKVVHSASEAQQVIQFLHSHNYPFIIVGKGSNCLFDDRGFDGFVLCNGIQGKEFVSETTIKVYSGTSFSFLGKTLSSSGYSGLEFAVGIPGSVGGAVFMNAGIGNQDTAAVIESVEVINSKGEILSYNTEELGFGYRTSRFQHCNEFILSATFRLSRNSSSVKIAKDLLRNRLLSQPYQQPSTGCIFRNPPGNSAGKLIDEAGLKGFSLGGAQISPKHANFIVNTGRATSQEVKQLIQIVQDKLKSQGINLEEEVRIIPYQLP; from the coding sequence GTGAAAGCCTCTACTGTCATTCGTTTCCCTTTTTCAGTTCGCCGTAGTGTTTGGTTGAATAAGTATTCTACATTTCGTATCGGAGGGCCTGCGAATTACTTTAAAGTAGTGCATTCAGCTAGCGAAGCACAGCAGGTAATTCAGTTCTTACATAGTCATAACTATCCATTTATTATCGTCGGGAAAGGTTCGAATTGCTTATTCGATGATCGAGGGTTTGATGGTTTTGTTTTGTGTAATGGCATACAAGGAAAAGAATTTGTCTCTGAAACGACCATCAAAGTGTATTCGGGAACTTCTTTTTCTTTTTTAGGGAAAACTCTTTCTTCTTCAGGATATTCAGGTTTAGAATTTGCCGTAGGCATTCCAGGATCGGTGGGTGGGGCTGTATTTATGAATGCTGGCATTGGCAATCAGGATACGGCTGCTGTAATTGAAAGCGTGGAAGTCATTAATTCTAAAGGAGAAATCCTTTCATATAATACTGAAGAATTAGGATTTGGTTATCGGACATCGCGTTTTCAACATTGCAATGAATTTATTCTTTCTGCAACTTTCCGCCTATCTAGGAATTCTTCATCCGTAAAAATTGCAAAAGACTTGCTCCGGAATAGATTACTTTCTCAACCTTACCAACAACCTTCTACAGGGTGTATTTTCCGTAATCCCCCAGGAAATTCCGCGGGGAAACTCATCGATGAAGCTGGTTTAAAAGGCTTTTCTCTAGGAGGAGCTCAAATATCTCCAAAGCATGCGAACTTCATTGTGAATACGGGCAGAGCGACATCTCAAGAAGTTAAACAGCTTATTCAAATAGTTCAAGACAAGTTAAAATCACAGGGAATAAACTTAGAAGAAGAAGTGCGCATTATTCCTTACCAACTCCCCTAA
- the infC gene encoding translation initiation factor IF-3 produces the protein MALNLKINRQIRAPKVRLIGSAGEQLGILNTKDALDLARESDLDLVEVASNSEPPVCKIMDYGKYRYNLTKKEKDSKKAQHQVRVKEVKLKPNIDDNDFATKLKQARGFIEKGNKVKITCMFRGRELAYPEHGYTVVQKMSQGLEDVGFIESEPKLNGRSLICVVAPGTVKTKKKQDKINAQDEKQ, from the coding sequence GTGGCATTAAATTTAAAAATTAACAGACAGATACGAGCTCCTAAAGTCCGTCTTATAGGTTCTGCTGGCGAGCAATTGGGTATATTGAATACCAAAGATGCTCTAGACTTGGCCAGGGAGTCCGATTTAGATCTTGTGGAAGTTGCTTCAAACAGCGAGCCACCTGTATGTAAAATTATGGATTATGGCAAATATCGCTATAATCTCACAAAGAAAGAGAAAGACTCTAAAAAAGCTCAACACCAAGTCCGTGTGAAAGAAGTCAAATTGAAGCCAAATATTGATGACAATGACTTCGCTACAAAGTTAAAACAAGCACGAGGCTTTATTGAGAAAGGGAATAAAGTAAAAATTACGTGTATGTTTCGAGGTCGTGAACTTGCTTACCCAGAACACGGGTACACAGTTGTGCAAAAGATGAGCCAAGGTCTCGAAGACGTAGGATTCATAGAATCTGAGCCAAAATTAAATGGTCGTTCCTTAATTTGCGTAGTCGCTCCAGGAACGGTAAAAACTAAGAAAAAGCAGGACAAGATCAATGCCCAAGATGAAAAGCAATAA